A single window of Ignavibacteriales bacterium DNA harbors:
- a CDS encoding HEAT repeat domain-containing protein has translation MKHDQYIELLHLSFYHELGDEEQVVLNEHLASCAECRAEAVDFGKLESVLAKAPRFEVNDVLLDEARRDLRVALRLERTRHSSLSEWLEKLDVFSSPGLRLAFGGVAALVLGVAIGYLVFMPSDEGSARGMMPGLRQASIQQSQTRVSNFRIIQQTAETSEVEVSFDMVTPVRMKGNSNDNAMQRVMAQALMSDQNPGARLLTVSALANQVESTKTPDKEIKSALIQAMKADENVGVRREALKAVQRFQTDREIKDALLFVLKNESNPSMRIDVINFLEKPMLGSKNIDQDVLNGLKQSMQSDNNNYIRIRAKNIYEEANQQ, from the coding sequence ATGAAACATGATCAGTACATAGAATTGCTTCATCTCTCATTCTACCATGAACTCGGCGACGAAGAACAGGTGGTCCTGAACGAGCATCTCGCGTCCTGTGCGGAGTGCCGGGCTGAGGCCGTGGATTTCGGTAAGCTGGAGTCGGTGCTCGCAAAGGCTCCTCGCTTCGAGGTGAACGACGTGTTGCTTGATGAAGCGCGCCGAGATCTGAGAGTCGCGCTGCGTCTTGAACGAACGAGGCATTCTTCTCTATCCGAATGGCTGGAGAAGCTCGACGTGTTTTCTTCCCCGGGTCTTCGCCTTGCGTTTGGGGGAGTGGCCGCACTCGTCCTCGGTGTTGCCATCGGGTATCTTGTCTTCATGCCATCAGATGAAGGAAGTGCACGAGGAATGATGCCGGGTCTCCGCCAGGCGTCCATCCAGCAGAGCCAAACGCGGGTTTCGAATTTTCGGATCATTCAGCAAACGGCAGAGACATCTGAAGTTGAGGTGAGTTTCGACATGGTGACGCCTGTCCGCATGAAGGGCAATTCGAATGACAACGCAATGCAGCGAGTCATGGCCCAAGCCCTCATGAGTGATCAGAACCCAGGTGCGCGATTGCTCACGGTGAGTGCTCTGGCCAATCAGGTCGAGTCGACAAAAACACCCGACAAGGAGATCAAGAGCGCCTTGATCCAGGCGATGAAAGCAGACGAAAACGTCGGTGTTCGAAGAGAAGCTCTCAAGGCTGTTCAGAGATTCCAGACTGATAGGGAAATCAAGGACGCGCTGCTCTTCGTTCTGAAAAATGAATCAAACCCGAGCATGCGTATCGACGTCATCAACTTTCTGGAAAAGCCAATGCTGGGCAGTAAGAATATTGATCAGGACGTCCTCAATGGTCTGAAGCAGAGCATGCAGTCTGATAACAACAACTACATTCGCATCCGTGCGAAAAACATCTACGAGGAGGCAAACCAGCAATGA
- a CDS encoding zf-HC2 domain-containing protein, producing MKTHRTIKNNLYGYLNGELSAEDAKACEAHVKSCASCAGELQAMRETMGLLIEKVRRPSGQRSELYWQQFAQKVDRRIQMAAAEDEPQSFVGRLMNVLVENRKPFSFGFASALSLIVLAFAVWSLWIKAPVPDQIASDSAGHTPNGLGVNVEKTSLEARTADYLEQSKIILIGIMNTDTKSLVESKSLLKREREISRTLVRESHEISSELTDPSQQRLRELVSDLGLILVQIANIESNHGAQGVEIVQGGVERNGVLFKINLEEIERVTRSSPGKGIENKTKSII from the coding sequence ATGAAAACACATCGGACAATCAAGAACAATTTGTACGGGTACCTCAACGGTGAGCTGTCTGCCGAAGACGCAAAGGCCTGTGAAGCGCACGTGAAATCGTGCGCGTCGTGTGCCGGCGAACTCCAGGCGATGCGCGAAACGATGGGTCTCCTCATCGAAAAGGTACGGCGGCCAAGCGGGCAGCGTAGTGAGTTGTACTGGCAGCAGTTTGCCCAGAAGGTCGACCGACGGATTCAAATGGCGGCGGCGGAAGACGAGCCGCAATCGTTTGTGGGACGACTCATGAACGTACTCGTGGAAAACCGGAAGCCATTCAGTTTCGGATTTGCATCGGCGTTGTCCTTGATTGTCCTTGCGTTCGCGGTCTGGAGTCTTTGGATCAAGGCCCCGGTACCCGACCAGATCGCCTCGGACTCTGCCGGTCATACACCGAACGGGCTGGGTGTGAACGTCGAAAAGACCTCCCTTGAAGCGCGCACTGCAGACTATCTCGAGCAGTCAAAGATCATCCTGATCGGGATCATGAACACAGATACAAAATCTTTGGTAGAATCGAAGTCACTCCTGAAACGCGAGCGCGAGATTTCCAGGACGCTCGTCCGCGAATCTCATGAGATTTCCTCGGAGCTCACCGATCCGTCCCAGCAGCGTCTGCGGGAGCTTGTCTCGGATCTGGGCCTCATTCTTGTCCAGATCGCCAACATTGAGTCTAATCATGGAGCCCAGGGAGTTGAGATTGTACAAGGGGGCGTCGAGCGAAACGGCGTTCTCTTTAAGATAAACCTTGAGGAGATAGAGAGGGTAACTCGGTCCTCACCAGGCAAGGGAATTGAAAACAAGACGAAGTCGATTATTTGA
- a CDS encoding RNA polymerase sigma factor, which translates to MPPDRERQLILAVQEGSHDAFRELVELHMRRVYDLAYGFVNDHDDAEDVAQEAFVKAYHALGSFRQESGFSTWLYRITTNSALDRLKQKKRSTARFVPMEESDLSGMSAGQGTDQGEQSMMIERALHELPTLQRAVVMLRHIDGFSTKQVSDMLKCSEGTVKTHLHRGLRKMRMKLEHLKDDGS; encoded by the coding sequence ATGCCCCCTGACCGGGAGCGGCAACTGATACTGGCTGTGCAGGAAGGAAGCCACGATGCATTTCGAGAACTGGTCGAATTGCACATGCGACGTGTCTATGATCTCGCATATGGGTTCGTCAACGACCATGATGACGCAGAGGACGTTGCACAGGAAGCGTTTGTGAAAGCATACCACGCTCTCGGGAGCTTCCGGCAGGAATCTGGTTTCAGCACTTGGTTGTACCGCATCACGACAAACAGCGCGCTTGACAGGCTGAAACAAAAAAAGCGATCCACTGCCCGGTTTGTACCAATGGAGGAATCAGATCTGAGTGGGATGTCAGCCGGCCAGGGAACCGATCAAGGTGAACAGAGCATGATGATCGAACGCGCTCTGCACGAGCTTCCGACGCTCCAGCGGGCTGTCGTGATGCTCCGGCACATCGACGGGTTCTCGACGAAACAAGTCAGTGACATGTTGAAATGCTCGGAAGGGACCGTGAAGACTCATCTTCACAGGGGACTAAGGAAAATGCGGATGAAGTTGGAGCATCTGAAGGACGACGGATCATGA
- a CDS encoding DUF4097 family beta strand repeat-containing protein — MKKHARYMIATILVAVPMLLAFSGFVEDDSRSKSFTVGKGGTLEVSVDGGDIKINVWDKNEVFVKVDGINEEDLDRLKMNQSGNDVRVEFRNRKSWGGWNSGHLRFEITVPSQYNADLHTSGGDIAVKGTMSGRISGGTSGGDVKLEDVKGGRVELSTSGGDMRTGDIQGDVVLKTSGGNIEMGVVGGEANISTSGGDIVVKGVGKSLKAHTSGGDIEIGDVGGEARVSTSGGDVRVRKVTGNATLSTSGGNIHLESASGTVKTNTSGGDISLQNISGSIEAATAGGDVDAELRPSGKGRSKLSSAGGQITLSIPEDAKATIEATIRIEGRWGSSKGDYKVRSDFKADTNEQDQDEREIRATYKLNGGGELITLKTVNSDISIRKLHK, encoded by the coding sequence ATGAAAAAACATGCCAGGTATATGATCGCGACCATTTTGGTTGCAGTTCCGATGCTGCTCGCGTTCAGCGGGTTCGTCGAAGATGATTCGCGCTCCAAGTCGTTCACAGTTGGCAAAGGCGGGACGCTCGAGGTCTCCGTGGACGGAGGTGACATCAAAATCAACGTGTGGGACAAGAACGAGGTCTTCGTGAAAGTGGACGGAATCAATGAGGAAGACCTTGATCGCTTGAAGATGAATCAGAGCGGGAACGATGTTCGGGTGGAATTCCGAAATCGCAAGAGCTGGGGCGGATGGAATAGCGGCCATCTGCGGTTCGAAATCACAGTTCCATCACAGTATAATGCGGATCTTCACACGTCTGGCGGAGATATCGCTGTGAAGGGGACAATGAGTGGGAGAATCTCTGGTGGCACGTCAGGCGGTGACGTGAAGCTCGAAGACGTCAAAGGGGGCAGAGTTGAGTTGTCGACGTCAGGCGGTGACATGAGAACCGGAGATATTCAGGGAGACGTCGTCCTGAAGACTTCCGGAGGCAATATTGAGATGGGCGTCGTCGGAGGAGAAGCCAACATATCGACTTCAGGCGGTGATATTGTTGTCAAGGGCGTAGGGAAATCGTTGAAAGCACACACGTCTGGTGGAGATATAGAGATTGGGGATGTTGGGGGAGAGGCGAGAGTTTCGACCTCAGGCGGCGATGTGCGTGTTCGCAAAGTGACGGGAAATGCAACACTGAGCACCTCGGGTGGCAATATTCACCTGGAAAGCGCGAGTGGGACCGTGAAGACCAATACTTCCGGCGGTGATATTTCTCTTCAGAATATTTCCGGGTCGATCGAAGCCGCCACTGCCGGCGGAGACGTTGATGCGGAACTCCGGCCAAGCGGAAAAGGTCGGAGCAAGCTGTCATCCGCCGGGGGACAGATTACACTCTCCATCCCAGAGGACGCAAAAGCCACAATCGAAGCAACAATCCGGATCGAAGGACGGTGGGGAAGCAGCAAAGGCGACTACAAGGTGCGATCTGATTTCAAGGCTGATACGAACGAGCAGGACCAGGACGAGCGCGAAATCAGGGCAACGTACAAGCTTAATGGTGGTGGGGAACTCATTACGCTCAAGACGGTAAATTCCGACATTTCCATCCGGAAACTCCATAAGTAA
- a CDS encoding RNA polymerase sigma factor: protein MSTTSKTNTTDEMIDLDLVQRAKRGDTGAFEELVFRYDRQVLTIAARYVQSSEDAKDIYQEVFMRVYRSLPKFQLKSQFSTWLFRITTNVCLTHRSRRKRHVHTSLSHEPDDEHAAGIAEAIAESRTTDRQVERADTALHISKAIDRLSSKQKMVFTLKFYDGYKIREIAEMMGLAEGTVKRYLFAATKKIRSSLQDLI, encoded by the coding sequence ATGTCAACGACATCAAAAACGAACACGACGGATGAGATGATTGATCTGGACCTGGTTCAACGGGCAAAGCGTGGGGATACGGGGGCATTTGAGGAACTCGTCTTCCGGTATGACAGGCAGGTTCTGACGATCGCAGCGCGCTACGTCCAGAGCTCGGAAGATGCGAAGGACATCTATCAGGAAGTATTCATGAGGGTCTATCGCTCGCTTCCGAAGTTTCAGCTCAAGAGTCAGTTTTCAACCTGGCTGTTTCGCATTACGACGAATGTTTGTCTGACGCACAGGTCAAGACGTAAGCGCCACGTTCACACGTCGCTGAGTCATGAACCTGATGATGAACACGCCGCAGGAATAGCTGAAGCGATTGCCGAGTCGAGAACAACGGACCGGCAGGTGGAACGGGCAGATACGGCATTGCACATTTCAAAGGCAATTGACCGACTCTCTTCGAAGCAGAAAATGGTCTTCACGCTCAAGTTTTACGATGGCTACAAGATCCGCGAGATCGCCGAGATGATGGGGCTTGCAGAAGGAACGGTCAAGCGGTATTTGTTCGCAGCCACAAAGAAGATTCGCTCGTCACTGCAGGATTTGATATAG